A window of the Thalassospira indica genome harbors these coding sequences:
- a CDS encoding 3-hydroxybutyrate dehydrogenase codes for MLTGKRALVTGSTSGIGLAMAKALAGAGADVMLNGFGDSDEIEATRKALETEHGVTAHYNGADLSKPDQIEAMMKDAEAKFGGVDILINNAGIQYTANVEDFPPEKWDAVIAINLSSVFHTTRLAVPYMRKKNWGRIINTASAHGLVASIQKAAYVAAKHGVIGLTKVTALETAETGITANAICPGWVRTELVERQIEARAKENNISVEESATRLVSDKHPSKQFVSPEQIGQTALFLCSDAASQMTGTHLSVDGGWTAQ; via the coding sequence ATGCTGACAGGTAAACGCGCACTCGTAACCGGCTCGACCAGCGGGATCGGCCTTGCCATGGCCAAGGCCCTTGCGGGGGCTGGTGCTGATGTGATGCTTAATGGCTTTGGCGACTCTGACGAAATCGAGGCGACCCGCAAAGCTCTTGAAACCGAACACGGCGTCACCGCGCATTATAACGGTGCTGACCTGTCCAAACCCGATCAGATCGAAGCAATGATGAAAGACGCCGAAGCCAAATTTGGTGGCGTCGACATCCTGATCAACAATGCCGGCATCCAATACACCGCCAATGTCGAAGATTTCCCGCCGGAAAAGTGGGATGCGGTGATTGCGATCAACCTGTCATCGGTCTTCCACACCACCCGCCTTGCCGTGCCCTATATGCGCAAGAAAAACTGGGGCCGCATCATCAACACCGCATCCGCCCACGGCCTTGTCGCCTCGATCCAGAAGGCCGCCTATGTCGCGGCCAAGCATGGCGTGATCGGATTGACCAAAGTCACCGCGCTTGAAACCGCCGAAACCGGCATCACCGCCAATGCCATCTGCCCGGGTTGGGTGCGGACCGAACTGGTCGAACGCCAGATCGAGGCACGTGCGAAGGAAAACAACATCTCGGTTGAAGAATCCGCAACCCGACTTGTCTCGGACAAACACCCGTCCAAACAGTTCGTCAGCCCCGAACAGATCGGCCAGACCGCCCTGTTCCTGTGCTCGGACGCCGCATCACAAATGACAGGCACGCATCTGTCAGTCGATGGCGGCTGGACCGCGCAGTAA
- a CDS encoding sigma 54-interacting transcriptional regulator: MRFEIRGENRLGITRDVINVLADQGLDIRAFEVTTHHIYADIPAVRPERFLLLSHALKQIPGIFDITEIDRLPTERRRAQLHATLAALGDPVIAVDANGLIAQANPAAQAISGTPEKPLRDQDISSILLEPSIEDLRQGGFRLPEREVTLGGQTYLLQVEPIGHVDDGSDASDDAPWGGVMVFHRPARLGRVITALQDRSHTGFDDIIGTSRAMLRVKSQAERLAAIEAPILILGETGTGKELFARACHRASARADQPFLALNCAAMPEGLAESELFGYAAGAFTSARRGGKPGLLELADGGTLFLDEIGELTPYLQAKLLRVLQDGRFRRVGGTDEITVDVRVISATNRDLEAMSHDGTFREDLYFRLNVLGITLPPLRDRVEDIADLAAVFIDRTAQQTERTPPRLARDGLDWLCRHDWPGNVRELENTLFRAVALLDGDVLGARDLADAATGTATTPERDTQQAHGAPDSGEASPAGEGEQADLITTALAQNDFNSGMDLLEREMLARLYPDYPSSRKLADRLGVSHTSIANKLRKYGIGT; encoded by the coding sequence ATGCGGTTCGAAATTCGCGGTGAAAACAGGCTCGGCATTACGCGCGACGTTATCAACGTCCTGGCCGATCAGGGTTTGGACATCCGCGCGTTTGAAGTCACCACCCACCATATCTATGCCGATATCCCGGCTGTGCGCCCTGAACGCTTTCTGCTGCTGTCGCATGCGCTCAAACAAATTCCCGGTATTTTCGACATTACTGAAATCGACCGCCTGCCGACCGAACGCCGTCGCGCGCAGCTGCATGCAACGCTTGCCGCCCTTGGCGATCCTGTAATTGCCGTTGATGCCAATGGCCTGATCGCGCAGGCCAACCCGGCGGCACAGGCAATTTCAGGTACCCCTGAAAAACCTCTGCGGGATCAGGATATATCCAGTATACTACTAGAACCATCTATTGAAGATTTACGCCAAGGTGGTTTTCGACTGCCGGAACGTGAAGTGACGCTCGGCGGGCAGACTTATCTTTTGCAGGTCGAACCGATCGGCCATGTTGATGATGGGTCGGACGCCAGTGATGATGCGCCCTGGGGCGGGGTGATGGTCTTTCACCGTCCGGCACGACTGGGCCGCGTGATCACCGCCCTTCAGGATCGCAGCCACACCGGCTTTGACGACATTATTGGCACCAGTCGGGCCATGCTGCGCGTAAAATCACAGGCAGAACGGCTGGCCGCCATCGAGGCCCCGATCCTGATCCTTGGCGAAACCGGCACAGGCAAGGAACTGTTTGCGCGTGCCTGCCACCGCGCAAGTGCGCGCGCTGATCAACCGTTTCTGGCCCTTAACTGTGCGGCCATGCCCGAAGGATTGGCCGAAAGCGAACTGTTTGGGTATGCCGCCGGGGCCTTTACCAGTGCCAGACGGGGTGGAAAACCGGGGCTTCTGGAGCTGGCCGATGGCGGCACCTTGTTTCTTGATGAAATCGGCGAACTGACCCCCTATTTGCAGGCCAAGCTTTTGCGCGTGCTGCAGGATGGCCGGTTCCGGCGCGTCGGTGGAACCGATGAAATCACCGTCGATGTCCGGGTGATCAGCGCAACCAACCGCGACCTCGAGGCGATGTCCCATGACGGCACGTTTCGCGAGGATCTTTATTTCCGCCTTAACGTTCTGGGCATCACCCTGCCGCCCTTGCGCGACCGGGTCGAAGACATTGCCGATCTTGCCGCCGTTTTCATCGACCGTACCGCCCAGCAGACCGAGCGGACACCACCGCGCCTCGCCCGCGATGGGCTTGACTGGCTTTGCCGCCACGACTGGCCGGGCAATGTGCGTGAACTTGAAAACACCCTGTTTCGCGCCGTTGCGCTCCTTGATGGCGATGTCCTTGGCGCACGTGATCTGGCAGATGCCGCCACCGGCACGGCCACGACACCCGAACGAGACACCCAACAGGCGCACGGCGCGCCGGACAGCGGCGAGGCTTCCCCTGCGGGCGAGGGCGAACAGGCCGATCTGATCACCACCGCCCTTGCACAAAACGATTTCAACAGCGGCATGGATTTGCTCGAACGTGAAATGCTGGCGCGCCTCTATCCGGACTACCCAAGCTCGCGCAAACTGGCTGATCGGCTTGGCGTTTCGCACACCTCTATCGCCAACAAGCTGCGCAAATACGGGATTGGCACCTAA